ACGAGAGATTTGCTTAACCACTTGATAAAGCAAGCGATCGCCTGTGCTCTGAATAATATGTTGCGGTAGCGTTTGAACAAACTTAGGAAACTGTAGCGATACGACTAGATCGAGCTGCCACTCTACTCGCGTCATGACTGGGGGTAGATTAGAGAGCAGCGATCGCTTGATCTTCATCGTCTCAACGACTTGCTCGGTTGGCACTTCCACCAACTCCAACTCAGCTTGGAAATCTACGTCGTAGCCCTGGGGTACATAGTCAGGGACAGGAATGGTTTTGATGCGGTAAACCCCTTGATCCTGAGGTAGCAAATCTAGACCCACTCTCGGTTCTACTTGATAGCCAAACGAGCCATAGGGTCCCAAGATTAAGGCGTAGCCGTTTTCACCTAAAGCTTCCACTTTAATTGGATGAGCACAGCGACGAAACCAACCGTGATGAGTATCTAGATAGTTAGCAACAGTGGCTTGGTCAGCCAACATCTCCATGCAGTCGATAAACCGACTCTGAAATTGAGTCGTTTCCGTCTGGCCCTGAGCGGTATCTTCTGAATTCAAATAAGTCGGCTCTATAAACCCTGTCATTGGATGCAAAATAGCCTCAGCGGGATCAGCAGGTGGATGTTCAATAAAATTTGACTGCATAGCAAGCGTTCCTGCACTAGTTGCCCATCGCTCAA
This region of Trichocoleus desertorum NBK24 genomic DNA includes:
- a CDS encoding DUF1997 domain-containing protein, whose translation is MQSNFIEHPPADPAEAILHPMTGFIEPTYLNSEDTAQGQTETTQFQSRFIDCMEMLADQATVANYLDTHHGWFRRCAHPIKVEALGENGYALILGPYGSFGYQVEPRVGLDLLPQDQGVYRIKTIPVPDYVPQGYDVDFQAELELVEVPTEQVVETMKIKRSLLSNLPPVMTRVEWQLDLVVSLQFPKFVQTLPQHIIQSTGDRLLYQVVKQISRRLTYKVQEDFHNEIGVPFPKHFKRKSA